In Athene noctua chromosome 7, bAthNoc1.hap1.1, whole genome shotgun sequence, the following proteins share a genomic window:
- the LOC141962698 gene encoding peptidyl-prolyl cis-trans isomerase-like 3, with the protein MDIVDYYLHFFTRILLGKYASIGMMLIFLVRFSRAVTLHTDVGDIKIELFCERTPKTCENFLALCASNYYNGCIFHRNIKGFMVQTGDPLGTGKGGNSIWGKKFEDEFSEYLKHSVRGVVSMANNGPNTNGSQFFITYGKQPHLDMKYTVFGKVIDGLETLDELEKLPVNEKTYRPLNEVRIKDVSVHANPFAL; encoded by the exons ATGGACATTGTAGACTACtatcttcacttcttcactcgtaTACTTCTGGGAAAGTATGCCAGTATCGgcatgatgctgatttttcttgtacGCTTCTCCCGA GCTGTCACGCTGCATACTGACGTAGGCGATattaaaattgaactgttctGTGAGCGGACACCAAAGACCTGCGAA AATTTCCTGGCTCTTTGTGCTAGTAACTACTACAATGGATGCATATTTCACCGGAATATAAAGGGCTTCATGGTTCAGACAGGAGATCCATTAG gcactgggaaaggaggtaACAGCATCTGGGGCAAGAAGTTTGAAGACGAATTCAGCGAATACCTGAAG cacAGTGTCCGTGGGGTAGTTTCAATGGCAAACAATGGCCCAAATACCAATGGATCACAGTTCTTCATCACTTACGGCAAGCAACCGCACCTAGACATGAAGTACACTGTGTTTGGAAA agttaTTGATGGCTTGGAGACCCTggatgagctggagaagctgcctgtgaATGAGAAAACCTACCGACCTCTCAATGAGGTTCGCATTAAAGATGTGTCGGTTCATGCCAACCCTTTTGCTCTGTAG
- the LOC141962699 gene encoding dual specificity protein kinase CLK1-like produces the protein MERRSERRVPESAAGPSRAAEKSPRRKRSRSVEEDEEGHLICRSGDVLSGRYEVMASLGEGTFGRVVECIDRRAADRHVAVKIVKNAPGYSEAAYGEVHVLQHLKTLDPNNTHHCVQMLEWFEHHGHVCMVFELLGLSTFDFIRGNCFLPFSLEHIRQMAYQICRSVNFLHLNKLTHTDLKPGNILLVNSDYREEYNPELECEERRLKNTDVKVADFGNATYDFDYHSPLVSTRPYRAPEVILALGWSQPCDVWSIGCILIGYYLGYAVFQTNDDREHLAMMERVLGPLPRHMIEKSRKHEYFHHGRLDWDEHSSAGRYVSSWCNPLKEFMTCHNSDHRNLFDLIEKMLEYDPAERITLEEALKHPFFLPLKRQKRKLPPVAEKADADVTPKRQKKY, from the exons ATGGAGCGCCGGAGCGAGCGCCGGGTgccggagagcgcggcggggccctccCGAGCCGCGGAG aagagtcctcgaaggaaaagatcaaggagtgtagaggaggatgaggagggtcacctGATCTGTCGGAGCGGAGACGTACTAAgcggaagat atgaggttaTGGCTAGTTTGGGTGAAGGTacttttggaagagtagtggaatgcattgatcgcagagc ggcagacagacatgtagctgtgaaaatagtaaaaaatgctcCTGGGTACTCCGAAGCAGCTTATGGAGAAGTGCACGTGCTACAACACTTAAAAACGCTGGATCCCAACAatacaca ccactgcgtccagatgttggaatggtttgagcaCCATGGGCATGTCTGCatggtttttgagctgctggggctcagcacctttgacttcattagagggaattgcttcttgccattttcgctggagcacatcagacagatggcttatcagatctgcagatctgtgaact ttttgcacctgaacaagctgacacatacagatctgaagccaggaaatattttacttgtgaattcagaCTACAGAGAAGAATATAACCCcgaactg GAATGCGAAGAACGGAGACTAAAAAATACGGACGTCAAAGTTGCGGACTTCGGGAACGCAACGTATGATTTCGATTATCACAGCcctttggtgtctacaagaccttacagagctcctgaagtgatcctag cgctggggtggtcacagccatgcgatgtttggagcataggatgtatcctcataggatactaccttggatacgcggtatttcag accaatgaCGACAGAGAACACCTGGccatgatggagcgagtactggggcctttgccaaggcacatgatagagaaaagcag GAAACACGAATATTTCCATCATGGCCGGCTGGACTGGgatgaacacagttctgctggaagATACGTCTCCAGTTGGTGTAatcccctaaag GAATTCATGACCTGCCACAATTCGGACCACAGGAACCTCTTCGACCTCATTGAGAAGATGTTGGAGTACGACCCAGCcgagcgcattactctggaggaagcactgaaacatcctttcttcttgcccttgaagcggcagaaaaggaagctgcctcctgtagctgagaaggctgatgcagatgttacaccaaagagacaaaaaaaatattaa